The following is a genomic window from Brienomyrus brachyistius isolate T26 unplaced genomic scaffold, BBRACH_0.4 scaffold70, whole genome shotgun sequence.
CCTCTGGATGTGAGCGTCTGTACACTTCTCACAAGCATGAAGCCCAAGTAGTtgtaaaacaataaaacacacctgAGATAAAGAAGCTACACTCATAAGCCCTAATGCACCGTTTTTCATCAGCCGACACCGGAAGGCACTGGCACTTAGAAGTGCAATGAAGACAATCTTTGGTACAAATCAAGTCCAGGCATCTAAGCAAAAGCCTAAGCTCCGGACTGTGAAATGCTCCTGATCTGCTTCCAACAAACCCATGGGCATCACTCTTCGCTAGGCACAAAAGCGACCCCCAAAATAGGATACTCGTTCATTTCAGAAAGCGGTAGCACAAGATGAATCATCCACGCACGAGGAGCGCGAACGGAGATACACAGCACGCGGACGCCTCTGCGCTGCGAGGTGAACGCGGCCACCAGACGCACATTCGCTCGCACGATATAAAGCGGACTTACGGCAGCCGACCGAGGGGCTTCGACCCCACACTCAGATCACCGGCAACAGCGATCTCCAAAAATGCAGCGCCATTCTTTCGATCTTTGTACTCTTGTAATTTAAGGAACCCATCGATCTTCTATCCGCTTGATCCCGGTTTGGGTTGCAGGGGGGTGGGAGTTAACGAGGCACAGTGGTATTTTGCCCCAGGTTTCACCTTTGACGGAAAACTTAGAAATGGCTCAGACAATATGAACCGGACTTATTTGTTCAAAACGGTTGTTCGCATAGAAAACACACACCCGTATCACACTTGATTACAAAACTTAATGTCTATTATCAAACGGTGCCTGTCTGAATTGATGTGTATAAAAGACGAACTTATTTTAATTACTGACCTCACATATTTGGTGTAGTCAAATATTCATACGTATTTTAATACAATTACATCTAGCAATATATCAAATTCCAAAACTGCAACCATGGGGGTGATCTATTTGCGACAGACATTTGTGAGCCTGTAAAACTATGGTagttaaaaatatttagagTACACTAACTGGGAATCTCTGCATTTCATTGACCATATAAACTGCGAGTCCGTACAGCCTGGTCTTCATTCTGCTCCACCCTCACGAATGGACCAGTAACGTAGCTTCATTCCATTAAGAGCTGAAGAGATTCACTCAATTCACTGTTTATAACAGGGGCGTCCACTAAAATACCATCTGACGCCTGGCATCCGGGCGGCATAAATTATGAAAATCCTTATTGATTACCTTAAAAGGTATATAGAATATACTGATTACAAATACCTTTAAGTGCTGAAGAGCTATGCTCAGAGTAATTTGCATTATGTAATCACGCTTGTCTATTTTAAGTAACTATCGATTCACAAGCCTATAAAAAATAGGTAAGACCCAAGTTAGCATATACGTAGGAAATACAGAAAAAGTAAAAACTAGACCAAAAGACAACTTTTTCACATGCCGTGGCCATacatttaaactgaaaaaatatatatttaatataaagtACACAACACAGATGATATTAATGTAATTAGCCCAATCGCCTTTGTCTGACAATAATTCTCAATAAATGTCATAATGTTTTCCTAAATATTACATAAATGCAATTCAATCTTAAACATTTTTCTCCACCAGACCGAATAGTGCACGAGAATATTTTAGATATtgtaatatattaataaatatatttgaatTTGAATCATTCAGATGACAAGTAGACCAATTTTCtcatgctttgtgtgtgtgtgcgtgtgtgtgtgtgtgtgtgggggggggcattaattTGTGTTTTTGCCTGCCTTGCATATTTCTGAAATTAAAACGTAACGGTTGTTTCACAATCTTAAAGTTTAACTGACTTTACCTGAGAAAGAAAAGAATTAGAAGTTAGTTTGAATCCGCGACTTGCACGCAGGATCAGTGCTTTAGCGCTGGTGCAGAATTCGACAAGTTTAAATGCGCGTTTTATAAGTTATTTTACGAGCAGTCAGGCCCTTTTCTGCACCACGCAGTTTGCATCCTATGTTACTTCATTGCAAATTAACCCTCTTATTCAGAGAATAGACAATTTTCCTTAAGTCGTTTGCAACCGCCGATATGCATGCTTATATAACAGCGTGGATGGGGGAGTGGAGGTCATGAGGGTAATCGTTACCTTTAGGTTTGATTTCGGGAGTTGGTGCTGCAAAAAGAGCACGCTTTTCCTATCAATAATTAATCCAGTTCTGGAGCAGCGGGAAAGGGGGAGAGAGCGTGCGGCTCATGAGATCCTCGTTTTGAAGAGCGATCATCGGCGAATCATGTCACAACCTGACAGCACTTCGAGAAGGGCTGATGAGGAGGACAAAGGAGGATGAAGGAGGGAGAGGGAACGGGAGAGGTAGAGGAGGAATATAATGAAGTTGAGTGGGAAAGGACTGTGTACCATCGTCTCCAACAGCCTCCTCTTCATCTGTGCCATGAGCTCGGTTGCCGTCGGATTCAAATGCTTCTCGCTGGGCTCCAAAGTAAAAGTGCATTTCCACCTGGGTACGGCGGCCGGGGCTTTTTATTCGGGGATACTTGTCGGGCTGGGGCAGGTACTGCTCGGGTTCGCCCTGGTTTGTTGCAAAGGAAAGCCCGGGATTCGGAATTTCTTCCTTGTGGGTATCCTGGTGTTCATGCTGGGAGTTCTTACTGCCTTCTCCGGTGCCGTGGTGGACGGCGACACCGTGTCGCTGGTGGATCGCAAATATTCCCACTATTGCCTGGAGTCGCTGGAATTAAATCCCATCTGCGCGCAGCTGAAGGATTATCAGAGAGGTCTGGTTATATCAACTATCCTTAACACTTTGGAGTGTCTACTAGGTCTCCTGAACCTGGTGATCATTAAGAGGTATCAGGCGGCGCAGTTTTACAGAAGGAGATTAACGCAGCGGCAGAGCGTGGGGGCCATCCTTTTCAATGAGGAGCAAGACTTCACCGTGTCGGAAATACAGCCGGTTTCTTACATTAACCTGGGGGTATTTCACGTGTTCGACGAGGCGGGTGTGGAAGTACAATGCGGAGGTCACCCCTCAATCGAACTCCCGGGATACTCGCCCATGGATCCAGAACTAAACCAGTCCTATCCATTTTCTTACCCTCTTCCAAACGAACTACCGCCAGCATATGAAGACATTTTTCCCGGAGAAGCGAGTAACAAATAACCACTccgatagagagagagagagaaaaaaaactttagaCATGGGATGTAAAACCTGCagtgacaatcaatcccttccAATCCGGACTAAGTCATGCTATAAAATTGTTGGGACAATTGTGTCACAAGATCTATTCTAGAACCCATTATTAATCATAACCAAAAAACAACAAAGCATAGATACATTTACATCACTTTTAAAGTGGTTTCTTTCCGCAGCAGTGTGTATTAGTTTACCAAAATCTGTCAACCAAACGATCTTATTTCAGTGGGAATGAAATAGATCGAGAAACCTAGTCACACGTGGTAAATATTGAAGCGACGTTGTGATCTGCGTTTACACTCTATTCACATTACATCTCATTCAAGGTTTGTTACTGTATGGCTTACCCTACATAGTGCATCCgtttaaaatatgaataaaatgtgtgctACCCCTTGATGTTACTAAGGCATATACCTGTAAATtctgcaatagcatattagatTGTCACATTTTTTAATCATAGTAGGTAGGTCAAAATGCTTTATAGTGTCCGTCATACCCGTTACAAAACGACAAAACCAGAAtaggcaaaattgccttcagaacTTTTCAGTACTCAGAAAGTATAATTAAGTCATTTGAATGATTTAAATAGAAGCACAAAGCGCTGGATTACGTAGAAGTGCGTTTTCGATATAAGCAAAAGTCGTGACGTTGATATACGGAAAGCAAATGAACGGGGCTCCCATCTGAGATAAAAGCTCCCCCCCTTTCTCTGCACAATATAGCTGGATGGATTTTTGTATCAGTTCAGCATATCCGAGCTGGTTCTGTTCTGtaatccaaccccccccccccatgtaatgGTGGCAGTATGGGAATTTACTTCATATTGGCAGTTACTTTTTCGCCTCTGTATTATACCGCAAGTATTTTCGGATTGACGTATAGCGATACCAATATCGAGGACTAAGTTTTTGTTATTCAATTTAAGACGGAAAAAGGAGCAGGCTAAAGACTTTAAATATAGACATTTAGCGGGCGTGCATTGCATGGATAGTGAAATAATGTTGGAGCttgatttacatttaacatctgCGCACCATATTTACCTAAATTcttaatttaattatattatattgccCTGATCAACATATATGTATGTGCAACCAAACAGAAAAGCTTATTAGAGGTTAATTTGCATCGGGAAGCCAGAGGTAGACACAGGCAGGTTAAACCACCAAAAAGACCCATCGTAAATATGATTTAACGTGCTGCTATAGCTACAGAAGTATATATCATAACAGTGGAGACTCCTTTGCAACATGTGCCTTGGCGTTATGGTACAGAGAGAACACTGAAAGTGCTTCACATATAGTTTAAACACATTTGCTTTGGTTTGATCTCCGGTTTAATAAGATAGTATCCTTCACAGTCCAGTCAAAATACCCAGGGCCCGATTTCAAACTTCGAAACAACGGGTCTCTCCTGCAGTTACTAAATATGTAGTCGTTTTGCTTGTCTTTGGTACTAGCATGTACGggggtcggggaggggggaataGGTGAGATGAACTGAATATTATAATAAAAGATACCGCACTTATAAAAGGTTTTAAAAAGCAGTCACAAATGCTACGGACCACAAGTatacaaaagatttaaaaatccCGTAATGAGCACGAAAAGTGTGTAATTAAGGTTCCTGTTGTGGCATGAATCTGTGCTTTTTAGCACAAAAGCCCCGAGGTCTTCAAACGAAGTCAGGAAAAACAATAAACAAGGTTGCAACCCAAGTAGCAGGAGAGAATAAATGCTTGATTCGTTCTTTTCAGAGACAGATCCCCCTCCGGTAATTTCACTGATGTATAATTTAGCTAATGCAATGtaattcacttttttttctgtcttcacCCACTGCTCTGCAATTACTGAAGTGACCAGAACGAAATTGTATTGGActgttttaaatttatttttagagGGATATTCCAGCAGCTTTTCAGAATGATAATTAAATTCTCTCTGAATCATAAGCTTGAGACTGACTTCCTGTGCATCTTACCAAGCAGAATACTAGTACACCAGCTTTCAGTATCTCTTCGTCTAACTAGCTACACCAAATGGCAGGGAGTAGATACACAAGGAAGATCTGAGTGTCACCTAATGACTGTAAAACATTGCGGAGGACTATAGAATTTACTTGCTTACTAAAGTAGAACTTGTGTATTATTACTCTTGCATCCCACTGTTGACGAGAGATCTTCCTCGCTGGAGATGCACGAAATAGATTTTCGGGGGATGAACGTCAGACAAGACCCCGATTTGATTCGGTATTACTTTCAGAAAGGCATTCTTCAGGGGGGGTATAATTTCTTAAATCGCAGACCAAGCCCGGCAGTCACACAGTACAG
Proteins encoded in this region:
- the LOC125726322 gene encoding transmembrane protein 271-like, whose amino-acid sequence is MKLSGKGLCTIVSNSLLFICAMSSVAVGFKCFSLGSKVKVHFHLGTAAGAFYSGILVGLGQVLLGFALVCCKGKPGIRNFFLVGILVFMLGVLTAFSGAVVDGDTVSLVDRKYSHYCLESLELNPICAQLKDYQRGLVISTILNTLECLLGLLNLVIIKRYQAAQFYRRRLTQRQSVGAILFNEEQDFTVSEIQPVSYINLGVFHVFDEAGVEVQCGGHPSIELPGYSPMDPELNQSYPFSYPLPNELPPAYEDIFPGEASNK